From a single Bacillus pseudomycoides DSM 12442 genomic region:
- a CDS encoding vWA domain-containing protein, protein MRQIFSDKKIDASLFLQMENLMYALLKEDDAYLEYGYKAYYDEVEKKVVISHFWDDRKEEDTVIGLKSEVFLKALGNKHYSDMKLIRSYAIELQESPLKKFLTQLFVLLEDLRVEEIVKSLRPGTKHIFRRRKEMYRNYFGSQNEINRVRNYHGDRLFCLCYLSLTSDKYEMFNNEYFEQIEAILHEAFQARNTEDTMYIVEKIRYRLEGFLENDMINNYFGHAPLYLSVIAEEKDGRVEDLANDDVQIVDDDDNKSKINESFSTWHRENKNNENENFLRFELESGTKTNMMGDTARESEDGDQALGSVQGTSQKSTQSNFDGADTEDARASHASSQNEGIYGKYNVGASHTFKEARKPTPDDKKDYQAIKSVINKDVKELKKIIEKTIENKTNANSDKYYGRLRKKFLRIYTEKQPRMFYKKGQESQELDVAFQLLVDCSGSMYNKMEETKKSVVLFHEALKSLKIPHAISGFWEDASSATPEDKPNVIHEVVTYKNSTLPNVGPEIMQLREEEDNRDGYIIRIVSEKLAKRQEKHKFLLVFTDGEPSALDYQQDGILDTHEAVKLARKSGMEVIGIFIEEGEAKEATYQLMKNIYNHHFLVANHAEDLRLKIKPLLKKLLLKTIE, encoded by the coding sequence ATGAGACAAATTTTTAGTGACAAAAAAATTGATGCGTCGCTGTTTCTTCAAATGGAAAATTTAATGTATGCTCTTCTAAAAGAAGATGATGCTTACTTAGAGTATGGCTATAAAGCTTATTACGACGAAGTTGAAAAAAAGGTTGTCATCAGTCACTTTTGGGATGATCGCAAAGAAGAAGATACAGTAATCGGATTAAAAAGCGAAGTGTTTTTAAAAGCACTTGGCAATAAACATTACTCAGACATGAAGTTAATTCGCTCTTATGCGATCGAATTACAAGAGTCCCCTCTTAAAAAGTTTTTAACACAATTATTTGTTCTGTTAGAAGATTTACGAGTTGAAGAAATTGTAAAAAGCCTACGTCCTGGAACGAAACATATCTTTAGACGACGCAAGGAAATGTACCGAAATTATTTTGGCTCACAAAATGAAATAAATCGTGTTCGTAACTATCATGGAGATCGTCTATTTTGTCTATGCTATCTTTCACTAACAAGCGATAAATATGAAATGTTTAACAACGAATATTTTGAGCAAATTGAAGCTATTTTACATGAAGCATTCCAGGCTCGTAATACGGAAGATACAATGTATATTGTTGAAAAAATCCGTTATCGCTTAGAAGGTTTTCTTGAAAATGATATGATTAATAACTACTTTGGGCATGCGCCGCTCTATTTATCTGTTATTGCAGAAGAAAAAGATGGGCGCGTAGAAGATTTAGCAAATGATGATGTCCAAATCGTAGATGATGACGATAATAAGAGCAAAATTAATGAAAGCTTCTCTACATGGCATCGTGAAAATAAAAATAATGAAAATGAAAACTTCTTACGTTTTGAATTAGAAAGTGGTACGAAAACAAATATGATGGGCGATACGGCTCGTGAGTCTGAAGATGGTGATCAAGCACTCGGTTCAGTACAAGGTACTTCGCAAAAAAGTACGCAGTCGAATTTTGATGGAGCTGATACTGAAGATGCGAGAGCTTCCCATGCTTCTAGTCAAAATGAGGGCATATACGGTAAATATAACGTTGGTGCGTCACATACATTTAAAGAAGCTCGTAAGCCAACCCCTGACGATAAGAAAGACTATCAAGCCATCAAGTCAGTCATTAATAAAGACGTAAAAGAATTAAAGAAAATTATTGAAAAAACGATTGAAAACAAAACAAACGCGAATAGCGATAAATACTACGGAAGACTTCGTAAAAAATTTCTACGTATTTATACAGAAAAGCAACCACGTATGTTTTATAAAAAAGGACAAGAATCACAAGAGCTTGATGTTGCCTTTCAGTTATTAGTGGACTGCTCTGGCTCTATGTATAATAAAATGGAAGAAACAAAGAAGAGTGTTGTTCTGTTCCATGAAGCATTAAAATCGTTAAAAATCCCTCATGCGATTAGTGGTTTTTGGGAAGATGCTTCTAGTGCAACACCAGAAGATAAGCCAAACGTAATTCATGAAGTTGTAACATACAAAAATTCAACGTTACCAAACGTTGGTCCAGAAATTATGCAGCTTCGTGAAGAGGAAGACAATCGGGATGGTTACATTATCCGCATCGTTTCTGAAAAGCTTGCAAAAAGGCAAGAGAAACACAAATTCCTGCTCGTCTTTACAGACGGTGAACCATCTGCATTAGACTATCAGCAAGACGGTATTTTAGATACACACGAAGCGGTTAAACTTGCTCGTAAAAGCGGTATGGAAGTCATCGGGATTTTCATCGAAGAAGGCGAAGCAAAAGAAGCAACATATCAATTAATGAAAAATATTTATAACCATCACTTCTTAGTGGCGAATCATGCTGAAGATTTACGCTTAAAGATTAAACCGTTATTGAAAAAATTATTACTGAAGACGATTGAATAG
- a CDS encoding ATP-binding protein: MLEQFHIHADLKQQLATIHEKNKQAAGENGHLIGTKMYKASDNSIIEDAITALLLGKNILLKGPTGSGKTVLAETLSSLFQKPMHSINCSVDLDVEGILGYNTLKTKDGASEVSFVDGPLMKAMKNGHFLYIDEINMAKPETLPLLHGALDYRKMITNPFTQQVVYGDEEYRVIAAINEGYVGTSELNEALKNRFVIIEVPYIQGDTLKQLLLSESKLKDIATIEKFVAFASDLMPLARDGRVSEEAASIRGIIDACDLGVYIPVMRAIERSIIAKLNDETEQMTVRELAESYFFEG; encoded by the coding sequence ATGTTAGAACAATTTCATATACATGCTGATTTAAAGCAGCAACTGGCAACAATTCACGAAAAAAACAAACAAGCAGCTGGTGAAAATGGACATTTAATCGGTACAAAAATGTACAAAGCATCGGATAATAGCATTATTGAGGATGCAATTACAGCACTTCTGCTTGGTAAAAATATTCTACTGAAGGGACCAACCGGAAGCGGAAAAACAGTCCTTGCAGAAACTCTATCTTCCTTATTCCAAAAGCCAATGCACAGTATTAACTGTTCGGTTGATTTAGATGTGGAAGGTATTTTAGGATACAATACATTAAAAACAAAAGACGGGGCATCTGAAGTTTCCTTCGTTGACGGTCCTCTTATGAAAGCAATGAAAAATGGGCATTTCCTATATATCGATGAAATTAATATGGCAAAACCTGAAACACTTCCACTTCTTCACGGTGCATTGGATTACCGTAAAATGATTACAAATCCATTTACACAGCAAGTTGTATATGGTGATGAAGAATATCGTGTAATTGCTGCAATCAACGAAGGTTATGTTGGAACAAGTGAATTAAATGAAGCATTAAAAAACCGTTTTGTTATCATTGAAGTTCCTTATATTCAAGGCGATACATTAAAACAACTATTATTATCCGAATCAAAATTGAAAGACATTGCAACAATTGAAAAGTTTGTGGCATTCGCAAGTGACCTCATGCCACTTGCTCGTGATGGACGTGTAAGTGAAGAAGCAGCAAGCATTCGTGGTATTATCGATGCATGTGATTTAGGCGTATATATCCCTGTTATGCGTGCGATTGAGCGAAGTATCATCGCGAAATTAAATGATGAAACAGAACAAATGACTGTCCGTGAATTAGCCGAAAGCTATTTCTTTGAGGGATAA
- a CDS encoding cardiolipin synthase, with translation MKNPIVQLLFVFTLVSIVLFLLDTSIISLYTFVGALWSITIVGISFVIFIENRSPQSTLAWFLVLALLPVVGVLLYSIFGRSRWRRKKHLHRSEEQRKLFREILEGRQLDVSSISSLSEHSMHLTKVVQKFGGGPVADATTTKLLTNGEQTFPEILQAIEHAKHHIHIQYYIYRADEIGTQIRDALIKKANSGVIVRFLYDGLGSNTLRKRFLQPMKDAGIEIVEFDPIFSAWLLETVNYRNHRKIIIIDGEIGFTGGLNVGDEYLGRSKKFPIWRDSHLRIEGKALYKLQAIFLEDWLYASSGLNTYSWDQFMNTKYFPGKENSHAEGAVQIVASGPSSDDTSIRNTLLAVIASAKKSIWIATPYFIPDQETLTLLRLSALAGIDVRILYPGKSDSIISDQASQSYFTPLLKAGASIYSYKDGFMHAKIVLVDNTIATIGTANMDVRSFELNYEIISVLYESKTVLDIKHDFEEDFNHSTEIRWKSFQKRSIKKRILESLMRLISPLL, from the coding sequence ATGAAAAATCCTATCGTTCAATTATTATTTGTATTTACACTTGTATCTATCGTACTTTTCCTTTTAGATACGTCCATTATTTCACTATACACCTTCGTTGGTGCTTTATGGTCTATCACAATTGTAGGAATTTCTTTCGTTATTTTTATTGAAAACCGTTCCCCACAAAGCACATTAGCATGGTTTTTAGTATTGGCTCTTCTTCCTGTTGTCGGTGTACTTTTATACTCTATTTTTGGCCGAAGTCGCTGGAGAAGAAAAAAACATCTTCATCGTTCAGAAGAGCAGCGAAAATTATTCCGTGAAATTTTAGAAGGAAGGCAGCTAGATGTATCATCTATTTCTTCATTAAGTGAACACTCTATGCATTTAACAAAAGTGGTACAAAAGTTTGGAGGTGGCCCTGTCGCCGATGCAACAACCACAAAACTTTTAACTAACGGTGAACAAACATTTCCAGAAATTTTACAAGCGATTGAACATGCAAAACACCATATACATATTCAATACTACATTTATCGAGCAGATGAAATTGGTACACAAATTCGAGACGCTTTAATAAAAAAAGCAAATTCCGGTGTAATTGTACGGTTCCTTTATGATGGACTCGGAAGCAATACGTTGCGAAAACGCTTCTTACAGCCTATGAAAGATGCAGGAATTGAAATTGTGGAATTCGATCCTATATTTTCAGCGTGGCTACTTGAAACAGTCAATTATCGTAACCATCGTAAAATCATCATTATCGACGGAGAAATTGGTTTTACTGGAGGGCTCAACGTTGGTGATGAGTATCTTGGTCGTTCTAAAAAATTCCCAATTTGGCGTGACAGTCACTTACGAATAGAAGGGAAAGCATTATACAAATTACAAGCAATATTTCTTGAGGATTGGCTCTATGCCTCTAGTGGTTTAAATACTTATTCTTGGGATCAATTTATGAATACAAAATACTTTCCGGGTAAAGAAAATTCTCATGCAGAAGGTGCTGTTCAAATTGTAGCAAGTGGACCAAGCTCAGATGATACAAGCATTCGCAATACTTTACTTGCTGTTATAGCTTCTGCTAAGAAATCAATTTGGATTGCGACACCCTACTTCATTCCGGATCAAGAAACTTTAACATTACTTCGTTTAAGTGCACTGGCTGGAATAGATGTCCGCATTCTATATCCAGGTAAGAGCGATAGCATCATTAGTGATCAAGCATCTCAATCATACTTTACACCACTCCTAAAAGCAGGAGCTTCAATTTACAGCTATAAAGATGGTTTTATGCACGCTAAAATTGTACTTGTTGATAATACAATTGCAACAATTGGCACGGCAAATATGGATGTCCGCAGCTTTGAACTAAATTATGAAATCATTAGCGTACTTTATGAATCCAAGACAGTTCTTGATATTAAACATGATTTTGAAGAAGATTTTAACCATTCAACTGAAATTAGATGGAAATCATTCCAAAAAAGAAGTATTAAAAAACGAATACTAGAATCTCTAATGCGTCTAATTTCCCCTTTATTATAA
- a CDS encoding amino acid permease, translating into METKKWGLWILTAFVVGNMVGGGVFMLPANLAQVSGPLGSTLAWTITGLGVFMIALVFGNLAVRKPELKAGPQSYAQAMFTSQKAGKVAGYSMAWGYWAANWAATASVIISFAGYLSTFFPVLQSKQVLFSLNGFSLELGKGLTFAVCSIMLWGIQCILSQNIDRAGNMNLLATIAKIIGFTMFIVITLFIFNASNFGDGQTFMNEAGQSIPLGGQINAAAIATLWAFIGIESAVMLSNRAKSQRDVKKATIFGLIIALLIYMAITLLTMGALPQDALKESQKPLVDALNLAIGNKGAYIMALLALVSLFGSTVGWIVVSSEVPYQAAKNGLFPKFFGRTNKKGSPSKSLLVTNIMTQIFLFSTISGTVSEAYNFAIVVATLAYLIPYLVSTLYQLKLVVTGETYDITPGSRVKDGIITLLAFLYSIWVIKTGTADLKTFFLGIGLFVLGLILYPILMKNSSTPASEQPNNKAS; encoded by the coding sequence ATGGAAACGAAAAAATGGGGTTTATGGATTTTAACAGCATTTGTTGTGGGAAATATGGTTGGCGGTGGCGTATTTATGCTCCCAGCAAATTTAGCGCAAGTATCAGGTCCACTGGGATCGACGCTTGCATGGACAATTACAGGACTTGGTGTATTTATGATTGCACTTGTATTCGGAAACCTTGCAGTGCGTAAACCGGAGTTAAAAGCTGGCCCACAAAGTTATGCACAAGCAATGTTTACCTCTCAAAAGGCAGGTAAAGTTGCTGGATATAGCATGGCATGGGGATACTGGGCTGCTAACTGGGCTGCAACTGCTTCTGTTATTATTTCCTTTGCAGGATATTTGTCTACATTCTTCCCAGTTTTACAAAGTAAGCAAGTTCTTTTTTCACTAAACGGGTTTTCATTAGAACTTGGAAAAGGTTTAACATTTGCTGTATGTAGCATCATGCTATGGGGAATTCAATGTATCCTTTCTCAAAACATCGATAGAGCGGGCAACATGAATCTCCTTGCAACGATTGCAAAGATTATCGGATTTACAATGTTCATCGTCATTACATTATTTATTTTTAACGCCTCTAATTTTGGTGATGGCCAAACATTTATGAATGAGGCTGGACAATCGATTCCATTAGGCGGACAAATAAATGCTGCTGCTATTGCAACTCTTTGGGCATTTATAGGAATTGAGTCAGCAGTTATGCTGTCTAATCGCGCAAAATCACAGCGTGATGTGAAAAAAGCAACGATCTTTGGATTAATTATTGCACTTCTTATTTACATGGCAATTACCCTACTCACAATGGGTGCTCTTCCGCAAGATGCTTTAAAAGAATCACAAAAACCATTGGTGGATGCATTAAACCTAGCAATTGGTAATAAAGGTGCTTACATTATGGCACTACTTGCACTTGTATCATTATTCGGATCTACTGTAGGGTGGATTGTTGTTAGTTCAGAAGTACCTTATCAAGCAGCGAAGAATGGACTTTTCCCTAAGTTTTTTGGAAGAACAAATAAAAAAGGAAGCCCTTCAAAATCATTGCTTGTTACAAATATTATGACTCAAATTTTCTTATTTTCAACAATCTCTGGCACTGTTTCAGAAGCATATAATTTTGCCATTGTTGTTGCAACTTTAGCCTATTTAATTCCATACCTTGTTTCTACCTTGTATCAATTAAAACTAGTTGTTACAGGAGAAACATATGATATAACACCAGGATCTCGAGTAAAAGATGGAATCATTACCTTACTTGCATTTCTATATTCCATTTGGGTTATTAAAACTGGAACAGCTGATTTGAAAACATTTTTCTTAGGAATTGGATTATTTGTATTAGGGCTTATTCTTTATCCAATTTTGATGAAAAATTCGTCTACTCCCGCTTCAGAACAACCAAATAACAAAGCAAGCTAA
- the treR gene encoding trehalose operon repressor: protein MMSKYEQIYTEISDSIDNRKLKEGCKIPSETELMKQYEASRGTVRKAVDLLQERGYVQKIHGKGVFVLKRKNIEFNFGGIVSFQEENERLGRQCITSVVEMEQLLVPKEMAKLLNVKTKTKVDHIKRVRNIDGENVILDVNYFVSEHIPGLTKEIAEKSIYKYIEKELGLHISYAQRVIEVQPCTDDDRNYLDLNGTDYVVVVKNFTHLYDGSQFEYTESRHRLDIFHFSDVARRK from the coding sequence ATGATGAGTAAGTATGAACAGATCTATACGGAGATAAGTGATTCAATTGATAATCGTAAATTAAAAGAGGGATGTAAAATCCCATCTGAAACAGAATTGATGAAGCAGTATGAAGCAAGTAGAGGGACGGTAAGGAAAGCAGTCGATTTATTACAGGAACGTGGATATGTACAGAAAATACATGGCAAAGGCGTTTTTGTTTTAAAGCGAAAAAATATTGAATTTAACTTTGGTGGTATTGTGAGTTTTCAAGAGGAAAATGAACGTTTAGGGCGCCAATGTATAACAAGTGTTGTAGAGATGGAACAATTGTTAGTACCGAAAGAAATGGCTAAATTATTAAATGTAAAGACGAAAACGAAGGTAGATCATATTAAACGTGTTCGAAATATTGATGGGGAAAACGTGATTCTAGATGTAAACTATTTCGTATCTGAACATATTCCGGGATTAACGAAAGAAATTGCTGAGAAATCGATTTATAAATACATTGAAAAGGAATTAGGATTACATATTAGTTATGCACAGCGTGTTATTGAAGTGCAACCTTGTACAGATGATGATCGGAATTATTTGGATTTGAATGGAACAGATTATGTTGTTGTTGTAAAAAACTTTACGCATCTTTATGATGGTAGTCAATTTGAATATACAGAATCACGTCACCGTTTAGATATTTTTCATTTTTCTGATGTGGCGCGGAGAAAATAA
- the treP gene encoding PTS system trehalose-specific EIIBC component, with product MGKDYRKIAEEVLQYIGGKENIEQAAHCVTRLRIALKDESKIDSEKLQSISLVKGAFHNAGVFQIVIGPGDVDRVYAELIMLADMKESTVADVKDSGNQKLNPLQKFVKVFSDVFMPILPAIITAGLLMGINNLLGAKDLFFDGKNLLEVYPSLGGLWDLINMMANTAFVFLPALVGWSATKRFGGSPILGIVMGLMLVHPDLLNAWNYGKAAAGLEGQKIEYFNILGLFQIEKVGYQGQILPILVAAFVLSKVEIFLKKRVPNAIQLLVVPITTIVVTGVLALGVIGPVTRHIGDLLTAGLVGVYETVPTLGAVLFGALYAPLVITGMHHMFIAIDLQLISQNGGTFIWPMIALSNIAQGSAALAMFWISKNQNDKSMASTSAISAYFGITEPAMFGVNLRNKFPFYAAITGSAIAAVFITLNGVLAPAIGIGGLPAFISIIPKSIPMFVVGMIIAVVVPFVLTWLFAKRVKQK from the coding sequence ATGGGGAAGGATTATCGTAAGATAGCAGAAGAAGTGCTGCAATATATTGGTGGGAAAGAAAATATTGAACAAGCAGCGCACTGTGTAACAAGACTACGCATCGCTTTGAAGGATGAAAGTAAAATAGATAGCGAAAAACTGCAATCGATTTCTTTAGTAAAAGGTGCGTTTCATAACGCTGGGGTATTTCAAATCGTTATTGGTCCAGGAGATGTAGATCGTGTATATGCTGAATTGATAATGCTTGCAGATATGAAAGAATCCACGGTAGCAGATGTAAAAGATTCAGGGAATCAAAAATTAAATCCGCTTCAAAAGTTTGTAAAAGTATTTTCTGACGTATTTATGCCAATTTTACCGGCGATTATAACAGCTGGTTTATTAATGGGAATTAATAACTTATTAGGTGCAAAGGATTTATTTTTTGATGGCAAAAATTTATTAGAAGTATACCCAAGCTTAGGGGGACTGTGGGATTTAATTAATATGATGGCCAATACGGCATTCGTATTCTTACCAGCACTTGTTGGCTGGTCAGCAACGAAACGTTTTGGCGGCAGTCCGATACTTGGTATCGTAATGGGACTTATGTTAGTACATCCTGATTTATTAAATGCATGGAATTATGGAAAAGCAGCTGCAGGGCTAGAGGGACAAAAAATTGAGTACTTCAATATTTTAGGATTGTTCCAAATTGAAAAAGTAGGTTATCAAGGACAAATTTTACCGATTTTAGTAGCGGCATTTGTCTTAAGTAAAGTTGAGATTTTCCTAAAAAAACGTGTGCCAAATGCGATTCAATTATTAGTTGTTCCGATTACAACAATTGTTGTAACTGGTGTATTAGCGTTAGGAGTCATTGGCCCAGTTACACGTCATATCGGCGATTTATTAACAGCTGGTTTAGTTGGTGTATATGAAACAGTTCCTACTTTGGGGGCAGTATTATTTGGCGCATTGTATGCACCGTTAGTCATTACAGGTATGCATCATATGTTTATTGCGATTGATTTACAGTTAATTTCGCAAAATGGTGGTACATTTATTTGGCCAATGATTGCACTTTCTAACATTGCGCAAGGTAGTGCAGCGCTTGCAATGTTTTGGATTTCCAAAAATCAAAATGATAAAAGTATGGCGTCTACATCAGCGATTTCGGCGTACTTCGGTATTACGGAGCCAGCGATGTTTGGCGTAAACTTACGAAATAAATTTCCGTTTTATGCAGCTATTACGGGATCGGCAATTGCAGCAGTATTTATCACGTTAAATGGTGTATTAGCACCAGCGATTGGAATTGGTGGGTTACCAGCATTTATTTCTATCATTCCGAAATCGATTCCAATGTTTGTTGTTGGGATGATAATCGCAGTAGTGGTACCATTTGTTTTAACATGGTTATTTGCAAAACGAGTAAAACAGAAGTAG
- the treC gene encoding alpha,alpha-phosphotrehalase: MKDWHKSVVYQIYPKSFNSYYNTETGDIKGVTEKLDYLKELGVDYIWLTPVYQSPQNDNGYDVSDYYSIDPSYGTMEEFEELLAEAKKREIDIMLDIVVNHSSTEHKWFKEASEDKNSPYRDFYIWRDEKNNWQSKFGGSAWEYDEETGQYYLHLFDKTQADLNWENEKLREEVYDMMRFWLEKGVRGFRLDVINLISKEQHFLDDEGTSATSDGRKYYTDGPRVHEYLQEMNREVFEGKDVITVGEMSSTTIENCVKYSNPERKELSMTFSFHHLKVDYPNGDKWTKADFDFLKLKEIMSKWQTEMQEGGGWNALFWCNHDQPRIVSRFGDDKRHRNESAKMLATAMHMLQGTPYIYQGEEIGMTNPDFDDISKYRDVESLNIYKMKKAQGMSGEEIIGILKQKSRDNSRTPMQWNGEVNGGFTTSTPWISVAENAKEINVEKALQDKESVFYHYKKLIELRKTYDVLTEGKYAVLDIEHPNIWAYTRTLDNEVLLVVNNFYGETITYSVPDEVQLTGMKQEVLLSNYEDSGEDIRKLILRPYESIVYRLTK, translated from the coding sequence ATGAAAGATTGGCATAAAAGCGTTGTCTATCAAATTTATCCGAAAAGCTTTAATAGTTACTACAACACAGAGACCGGTGACATAAAAGGGGTCACAGAGAAACTAGATTATTTAAAAGAACTCGGAGTGGATTACATTTGGTTAACACCGGTATACCAATCACCGCAAAATGATAATGGCTATGATGTAAGTGATTATTATTCTATTGATCCGTCTTATGGAACGATGGAGGAATTTGAAGAGCTACTAGCAGAAGCGAAAAAACGTGAGATTGATATTATGCTTGATATCGTTGTAAATCATAGCTCAACGGAGCATAAATGGTTCAAAGAAGCGAGTGAAGATAAAAATAGCCCGTACCGTGATTTTTATATATGGCGTGATGAAAAGAATAATTGGCAATCTAAATTTGGCGGTTCGGCTTGGGAATATGATGAAGAGACAGGGCAATATTATTTACATCTATTTGATAAAACACAAGCTGATTTAAATTGGGAAAATGAAAAACTTCGAGAAGAAGTATACGACATGATGCGTTTTTGGCTTGAAAAAGGTGTTAGAGGATTCAGGCTGGATGTCATTAACTTAATTTCAAAAGAACAGCATTTTTTAGATGATGAAGGAACATCGGCTACAAGCGACGGACGTAAATATTATACAGATGGACCGCGTGTTCATGAATATTTACAAGAGATGAATCGTGAAGTGTTTGAAGGAAAAGATGTGATTACAGTCGGAGAGATGTCATCTACGACAATTGAGAATTGTGTCAAGTATTCGAATCCAGAGCGGAAGGAATTAAGTATGACATTTAGCTTTCACCATTTAAAAGTAGATTATCCAAATGGTGACAAGTGGACGAAAGCGGATTTTGATTTTTTGAAATTAAAAGAAATCATGTCGAAGTGGCAAACCGAGATGCAAGAGGGTGGCGGCTGGAATGCATTATTTTGGTGTAATCATGATCAACCACGTATTGTTTCTCGCTTTGGTGATGATAAACGGCACCGAAATGAATCTGCAAAAATGTTAGCAACAGCGATGCATATGTTACAGGGGACACCTTATATTTATCAAGGTGAAGAAATTGGGATGACGAATCCGGACTTTGATGATATTAGTAAGTATCGTGACGTAGAATCTTTAAATATTTATAAGATGAAGAAGGCGCAAGGGATGTCAGGTGAAGAAATTATAGGTATCCTGAAACAAAAATCTCGTGATAATTCGCGCACGCCTATGCAGTGGAATGGAGAAGTGAATGGTGGTTTTACAACAAGTACACCTTGGATTTCAGTTGCGGAGAATGCAAAAGAAATAAATGTGGAAAAAGCGCTACAGGATAAAGAGTCTGTGTTCTATCATTATAAAAAGCTAATTGAACTTAGAAAAACATATGACGTTCTTACAGAAGGTAAATATGCAGTTTTAGATATAGAGCATCCAAATATTTGGGCGTATACACGCACATTAGATAATGAAGTATTGTTGGTTGTAAATAATTTTTATGGGGAAACAATCACATATTCCGTACCAGATGAGGTTCAGTTAACTGGAATGAAGCAAGAAGTATTATTATCAAATTATGAGGATTCTGGTGAAGATATTAGAAAGCTTATCCTTAGACCGTATGAATCCATTGTGTATAGACTTACTAAATGA
- a CDS encoding phosphotransferase enzyme family protein, with amino-acid sequence MEIAVERVFTNKILEEAARRFNVTVEENPLGDFENYIFHAKDESGVSYVLRLTHSSHRSEKQVEAELDFLRYLAENGAKVAAPYYSKSKKLVEVIQAVDGTFFYVSLFTYATGERVKGETSIYWGDPLFEAWGKAIGQLHRLTIDYPKTKYRDTWEVEEKAIIDELDDEKVKNIAYILMEEIKALPMEKRTFGLMHGDIHQGNFHYDGKELTIFDFDDATYNYFIHDLAMVIYYSVLSTAWTEQEKTLFVRKQLQVLRKGYELEHQLEESWYESLPLFLRLRDIGLYGTIQKKFKGKEMPVHFQKLADAIYVRIIKQEAIVNI; translated from the coding sequence ATGGAAATAGCTGTAGAACGAGTTTTTACCAATAAAATTTTAGAAGAAGCTGCAAGAAGATTTAATGTTACAGTTGAAGAAAATCCGCTAGGTGATTTTGAAAATTATATTTTTCATGCAAAGGATGAAAGCGGAGTATCTTACGTATTAAGATTAACGCACTCTTCACATCGATCTGAAAAGCAAGTAGAAGCAGAATTAGATTTTTTACGGTATCTTGCAGAGAACGGAGCTAAGGTTGCAGCGCCATATTATTCAAAATCTAAAAAACTTGTAGAAGTAATACAAGCAGTAGATGGAACATTTTTTTATGTTTCTCTTTTTACCTATGCAACGGGTGAAAGAGTAAAGGGCGAAACATCTATTTATTGGGGCGATCCCCTTTTTGAAGCATGGGGAAAAGCAATTGGTCAACTTCATCGTCTTACAATTGATTATCCAAAAACGAAATATCGAGATACGTGGGAAGTAGAAGAAAAAGCAATTATTGATGAGTTAGATGACGAAAAGGTGAAAAATATAGCTTATATATTAATGGAAGAGATAAAGGCCCTTCCAATGGAAAAAAGAACGTTTGGTCTTATGCATGGTGATATTCATCAAGGGAATTTTCATTATGATGGGAAAGAGCTAACGATTTTTGATTTTGATGACGCGACTTATAATTACTTTATTCATGATTTGGCGATGGTTATCTATTATTCCGTTCTTTCAACCGCATGGACTGAACAAGAGAAAACATTGTTTGTACGTAAACAACTGCAAGTATTACGAAAAGGATACGAGTTAGAACATCAATTAGAGGAAAGTTGGTATGAATCGCTACCACTATTTTTACGACTTCGTGATATTGGTTTGTATGGTACGATTCAGAAAAAATTCAAAGGAAAAGAAATGCCAGTACATTTTCAAAAACTAGCAGATGCTATTTATGTAAGAATTATAAAGCAGGAAGCAATTGTGAATATATAA